The following are from one region of the Candidatus Obscuribacterales bacterium genome:
- a CDS encoding type IV toxin-antitoxin system AbiEi family antitoxin, producing the protein MPKETIAKYIDQLPSSGRYTFTRSELAKKFQKSDAAIRLALHRLQKNGRIKCPRRGFYVIVPEEYRQTGAPPPEWFIDALMKDWQSQYYVGLLSAAEIYGAAHQRPQEFQVVCDKAHRAIEISRYRIHFFKKWNLKDTPITEQKTPIGYMKVSSPEATALDLVRYYEDVGYYSNVVTVLSDLASSMNAQKLIAAADTGVELAVVQRLGYFMELVEKSKLVEPLHEWLVAKSPRTIALRSDLDFDKAALNRRWSIYINEEVEADEQ; encoded by the coding sequence ATGCCCAAAGAGACCATAGCCAAATACATCGACCAGTTGCCCTCAAGCGGGCGATATACGTTTACCCGCTCTGAACTGGCGAAGAAATTTCAAAAGTCCGACGCCGCCATAAGGCTAGCCCTGCATAGGCTTCAGAAAAATGGACGAATCAAATGCCCACGGCGTGGATTCTATGTGATTGTACCTGAGGAATATAGGCAAACCGGGGCACCACCTCCTGAATGGTTTATTGACGCACTGATGAAAGATTGGCAATCACAATATTACGTCGGGCTCCTGAGCGCAGCAGAAATCTATGGAGCAGCACACCAGCGCCCACAAGAGTTTCAGGTAGTTTGCGACAAGGCGCATCGGGCAATTGAGATTTCACGTTACCGAATCCACTTCTTCAAAAAGTGGAATCTGAAAGATACGCCAATTACAGAACAAAAAACCCCCATCGGATATATGAAAGTATCTAGCCCGGAAGCCACGGCTCTGGATTTAGTTCGGTATTACGAAGACGTTGGCTATTACAGCAATGTTGTAACTGTTCTATCCGATCTGGCATCTTCAATGAATGCTCAAAAACTCATTGCCGCCGCAGACACCGGTGTCGAGTTAGCAGTAGTACAAAGACTTGGTTACTTTATGGAACTAGTCGAGAAATCAAAACTTGTGGAACCATTGCACGAATGGCTAGTTGCGAAATCGCCACGGACGATTGCACTGAGATCAGATTTGGACTTTGACAAAGCAGCCTTGAACAGACGATGGTCCATATATATTAACGAAGAAGTAGAGGCAGACGAACAATGA
- a CDS encoding nucleotidyl transferase AbiEii/AbiGii toxin family protein — translation MIPRTTITMWREHHAPWSGDDQVEQDLVISRALIELYSDELISKNLAFRGGTALNKLILPTMSRYSEDIDLVQTLAQPIGPVLDRIKEILTPWLGKATYKQTNRGTTLYFSYKSEPPLEKPMKLKVSLNTRESFSVFGYENRSITIISEWFSGQANIKTFAIDELLGTKLRALYQRKQGRDLFDLWLCCTTLTVDPDKVINCFLEYMKHNGLKVSQAEFENNLQEKLKDPAFRNDIVPLIRPGVNYDVDQAAQLISKEIIAKLPVR, via the coding sequence ATGATACCGCGTACAACAATAACGATGTGGCGAGAACATCATGCTCCGTGGTCAGGAGATGATCAAGTTGAACAAGACTTAGTGATTTCTAGAGCCCTAATTGAACTTTACTCGGACGAATTGATATCCAAAAACCTAGCTTTTCGTGGCGGCACAGCATTGAACAAGCTAATTTTGCCAACGATGAGCCGTTATTCTGAGGACATCGATCTAGTTCAAACGCTGGCTCAGCCAATTGGTCCAGTGTTGGACAGAATCAAAGAAATCTTGACCCCATGGCTTGGGAAAGCAACATATAAACAAACCAACAGGGGTACGACACTCTATTTTTCGTACAAGTCCGAGCCGCCACTAGAAAAGCCCATGAAACTCAAGGTCTCGTTAAATACGAGAGAAAGTTTCAGCGTCTTCGGCTATGAAAATCGTTCAATTACAATAATATCTGAATGGTTTTCAGGACAAGCCAACATCAAAACTTTTGCCATTGACGAACTACTTGGCACCAAGTTGCGGGCTCTTTATCAGAGAAAGCAGGGGCGTGACTTATTCGATCTGTGGTTGTGCTGCACTACTCTAACAGTAGATCCCGACAAAGTAATTAATTGCTTTCTTGAATATATGAAGCACAATGGCTTGAAAGTATCCCAAGCAGAATTTGAAAACAACCTACAGGAAAAACTTAAGGACCCAGCATTCCGCAATGACATAGTGCCTCTAATTCGTCCAGGCGTTAACTACGATGTGGATCAGGCAGCACAGTTAATTTCCAAAGAGATAATCGCAAAGTTACCAGTCCGTTAG